TAACGTCTCCATTGTGCGTGCAAAGGCATTCCTCTGCTTCGGAAgattaactccccctccccccccctccccacagtcaTTACCTCTGCTTGAAGGCAGGATTTTAACTATATGGCAAGAGCTCCCTCTAAAGGCTTTGGGGGTTTGGCTTTGCATTGAGCTCCTCCTTCatatgtgtttctctctctctctctcccccccccccccacctcttctcCTGCCAGCAGTAGATACAACACCAAAGCATCCCTCTCAGTCTACAGTTTGTCAGAAGGGAACTCCTAATTCTGCCTCCAAAACCAAAGATAAAGTAAACAAGAGAAATGAACGCGGAGAGACCCGGCTGCATCGGGCAGCTATTCGAGGAGACGCCCGACGGATCAAGGAACTCATTATTGAGGGTGCAGACGTCAACGTGAAGGACTTTGCAGGTAAGTGACTGCATCAGTGAGGGAGAGAAGGGGCAAAGTAGTTTCCTTGACTGGGCGTGCAAAGAAATGTTATTCTAGAGCCTTCCTAACTGAATTTCCCAGCCTGAACTAGGACAGCATTTTTCAGGGGAGGGTGCTGGCAACCCATAGTCAGTCAGTGATCCAGCTCGGGGACATTTCTTGCAGTTATTGGCCCCACAATGTCCTCTTTGTGCTCAAAAAAAGGAGCAGTGGTGTGGGAAGGCCTTGACTCGGGGTGTCTCCATCTATAACTTTCTCTTCCCCATTTCAAGTTGGTTACATATTCTTAGTCATGGCAGTCCAATTATTCTCTGTGCTAGTTTTCCTTCTTGGTACTTTCTActgtccctctccccctcccccttccctaggTTCATTCCACTTATCAGCTAGGCTTGTAGCCTGGGTGCCCTTCTTTTTAGCCACTCTCCTACCATGATTTTCTAGTGGACGTAGTTCAGGTCTTTCTAATACTCCAAATAttgtttcggcggtggccaggagtgcatttgcacagttaaagctaatgcgccagctgcgcccgttcctagagatgtcggacctggccacggtgacacatgccttagttacatcccgattagattactgtaacgcgctctacgtggggctgcctttgaagagtgttcggaaactccagctggttcaaagagctgcagccagattgttgaccggggctggttacagggagcacacaactcccctgttaaaacagctccactggcttccagtctgtttccgggcacaattcaaagtgctggttatgacctataaagccctacatggctctggtccaggttatttgaaagaacgtattctcccttatgagcctgcccgtgctttgagatcttccggagaagcccttctttcagtcccaccatcttcacaggcacgcttggtgggaacatgggagagggccttctcggtggctgctccggtgctctggaactctcttcccggggaagctaggctggctccctccttgatgggctttcggaagcaggctaaaacttttttgttccagcaggcctttggagaataatctggccctccatctatgttaaggtcttataattttgttgtgtatttttttaattgtttatggttttgttcccccccccccaatgtatattttaaactttgtaaggccgccttgagcattgggcaaaaggcaggatacaaataaatagaacaaggggacaggagcaggcagaagaaacatcatggcctgctcctgttggactctctctctctcctccccccctccctccttcctgaactcctgttccttgtgtgtcatgtctttattagactgtaagcctgagggaagggactgtcttttttgctaagtgtaagccgctctgagagccttttttggctgaggagcagggtataaatatgataaataaaaataaataaataaataaataaataataataataataataataataataaatattccaAATTCATCTCTCTCCCAAGTCCCATTATTTTTGCCAGGGACTCTCTTTGAGCATAATGTAACAGGTTGTTGTCCTTGTTGGAGGATTTAGGTTTTGCTGCCTTATCTTTCTGTTGTATTCAGAAGCTGCAAAAGATTGTTATTTGAAATGGCCCAGCATCACCGGGGATAGGCAGAGAGTGCATCCCTGTAACAAGCAGTACGACCCTTATTCTGAGCCATGTATATTTACTATTGGTTCCTGACGTGTACTAATTTCAAGTCATTTCTGCTTAACAAACCTTTTCAGTAACTGAGGAAGAGGCTGAAGATTCTAGTGAAGTTGCTAGAATGCCTAAAGAAACAGCTTTCCTTTTTCTTGGGAACTTCAAGGACAATTCTATTTGGGAAATAACCTGTTAGTCtcgtttatttattacagtctGGAGGCTAAATCTGGGAAGAGGCATTCTTGTTTTCTGTGGCAGTGTTCTCTAGCCTGCTTCCTCTCTCTCACGCACGCATACGCACACATCCCATGCTGCTAAGCCACTAGAAACCCAAGCAGACCTGTTTGTGATATTGCAGTGGTTTGTCACTGTCCTGGATACATGTTCAGGAATTCTGAACAGAAGAATGCTGACCCTATAGCAATGGCTCTTGCAAATTTGTAATGAAAGGAGGGCTTCATTTCGGGGGGGGCAGTTCATTAAACTTCTGTTCTTTCCTTATTCCAAGTGGGGAGCTGGAGGTATATATTACGTTGCCAGGCAAAAGGGCCTGGATGGGCTAAATCccaggcaagggtcaagcttcGGATGTCTGAAGCAGGGCTAGTGGGTGTTTCTGAAAGCAAGCCGCTGGGTTGCCAGCCAGTATCATCAATTGAAGCACTGCTGTGTGACACAGTTACTGATGTGAAGTCGGCTGTCCGTGTCACGTGTGTGTTTTATGTGTGCATTTGCAGGCTGGACGGCTTTGCATGAGGCTTGCAACCGGGGTTACTATGATGTTGCAAAACAGTTGCTCGCTGCCGGTGCCGAGGTCAACACCAAGGGCCTGGATGATGACACTCCGCTGCATGATGCAGCCAGCAACGGTCACTACAAGGTCAGTTCTTGCCAGATTTGAATAGTCGCCCATGAGCGTGGGTCCAGATGGTCTCCTTCCGTGTTTAACGCTGCCAGGTTGACTCGGCAGACACTCTGCAGCCCTCCTGGTTGGCTGCGGACTATTCTGCGTGCTCTTTCCTCCTCATATTGGGAAGCTGTGATTAAGGATAACTTGCAGCCCCCTCTTTCTACCACCTGCCTCCAGTACCTCATATCTCTGCTAATGTCTCATCACCCTCCTGATGTGTGACAGTATCCTTATCTCTAGGTGTTTGGAGTGTAGCACCCTGTTCAGGTCCAGAGAGAACAAGACAGGCAAACTGGGTAAGGCAGCAGTGTCTGTAAGGATGAGGTATTCCTCTATACTGCATCAGCCCAATCCTTCTTCGTATCGCCTACACCATCTCCTTCGCAACTGGGGAAGCAAGGGAGTAAACCAAGGTCCTTATGCTTGTACAGCATGTTCTCTACCTCTGAGCTCTTGACCATGTTCCTCTGATCACTGTGTTAGGCTTGGAGCTACCTTATCACTAGATGATATTTTGGTTTCCCCAGCATTTTCCAAGATTTAGTATAACCTTAATTTCTACTTCTGTTGGTGAAAAGCACTTGAATTCTGATGCAACTTACTGAGATGTTCTTTTCATCCAGGTGGTGAAACTGTTGTTGCATTATGGGGGGAATCCTCATCAGCTTAACAGGAGGGGAGAGACGCCATTAAAAGTAGCGAATTCCCCCACCATGGTGAACCTGCTCCTGGGGAAGGCCACATATCCTTCCAGTGAAGAAAGTTCCACAGgtgagagatgggggtggggtggggtggcagaaggGAGTGGTGTGAAGAGCCGGTGCCTGCATGCACAGGGCAGGGCTATAAATAGGCATTGCACAATCTGCAGAGGGCTGTTGTTTCGATGACTCCTGCAGGTCACATCTCTAATTAACTAAAATCCAAGCTGCATGCGCTAACACAACTCCCCAAGTGGTACAGCCAGCAATGCCAGCTCTTTGCTGCTGATCCATGAATGTGCAAGGAACACACCCAGAGGCATCTGTTTAGCACCTGTGAGCCACATTTCCAGACAAGTGGCCGCTTTCAGGGCTTTTAATAATGACCTTAGCCCCAGTGAGGTTTATTTATGCCCTGTCATTGTGCGGCTGCAGCAGCCCATCGGCGCAGATCCGGCAGATCATTGAGCGCCTGAACGGAAGCTCCAGGAGATCCTCCAGGTTAATATGAATCTGAGTGCGACACAGTCTTCATCCTAGAGTTGTCAGAGCAGAGAGAGCGTTTGATTGTTCACTGCCACTTTGCCCTGGTCCGGAAGAGGACCTGATTTCGGTTGTTTGCTTTCTGTGATGTTCAGCCAATCAGTCTCTCTCCTTCACCTGTACTAGAGACGCGCCCTCCCAAATAGCAAGGCAAGTACGAAAGGGGTGAAGGTGTGCTACTTAATAGTCTTTGTTTCTCTAGCCTAGGCAGTATGTATAAGTGGCACAGTCATTGCATATGTGAGTTTGAAGAACCAAGAGTGTAGCAGGAATAGTGCAAGACACCTGCATGTAACATGTTCACTCAGCTGGTACCTTCTCCCTGCCCATAATAGGCTGTTTGGTTACTTTCTCAACTATGAGGCGCCCCGTGCTAGCCATTTCCTGTCCTCTTTACTCAGCCAGCAACCCTTGTGCCATACTGTAACGCCCTGCTACACTGTGCAGGAGGAAATTGGGGCCCAACAGGGATGAGACTAGGCTAAAAACGAACATGTCCTTAACAAAGAGGGATGCAGAAATGATTTGTCGGCAGCATTGCTTTGCAAATGACCTCCTTCGCTTGTAAAGGGGATGGATGAGAGTTGTGTTGGAATCGGTGAGCCTGTGAGAGAAGGGAATAGAAGGcatttgaacataagaacataagcagagccctgatgctggatcagaccacgggcccatccagtccagcactctgttcacacagtggccaaccagccattggccagggaccaacaaggcaggacacggtgcaacagcaccctcccacccatgttccccagcaactggtgcacacaggcttactgcctcgaatactggagatagcacacaaccatcagggctagtagccatggatggccttcacTTCCTTGGAAGCACTTGCAGAGTGGCAGGGAGTAATTACGGAGGGGCTCTGAGCTAAGAACGTCTGTGTCCTGGAACATCTCTCACATCTGCCATGAACGTTTTGAGTGCTCTTATGCAAGTAACTGCTGTCTTTGCTCCGGCCCTTCATTTATGACAGAGGGATAATCGCAGGGCTACCTTACAGGAACGTTGCAAGAGTGACTGAGACCATTACGCTGAAGCCCTTTAAAACACTATATAAATATTAAGTCGTGCAGTTGAGGTATTTTTAATGGTGAAGTTCTCGGGTGCATTAGGAATGGGGCCTTCGCTCCCTTGTAGAGAGGTTGGGTGCGGAGCATGACCAGTGGTCGAGTGTTTTCTAAGAGAAAAGAGAAGCCAGCCCTTGAGAGGAGGGGAATGGATGCGCTGTTTATCTGATAACAGATTGACACTGCAGATGTCTGGCTGTGCTGGAACTCCTGGATCTGGTCCCCTTTGAAACACATGGACGCTACACACAGCAGCAGCTCTTACTGGATTTGCACCCTCTCTGCCCAGATGCTCCAAATGGATTCCTGCCCTTGACTCCCTGCGCGGCTTTGGCCTTTTATTCCAGAGGACCCCTCAGACCGCCGTGTAGGTAGAGCAGCCCCAGCTGTGCTTTGCACATGGAAGATAGATTATCCATTCAGGTATTGTGAGCAGGTTTCTGCAGAGAACAAGGCTAGCTCAGGGTGGCAGCAGGTGCCACGCCCTCACCCTTTCTTTGTGCTCTTGTTTTTCCAGAAAGCTCGGAAGAGGAAGACGCTCCTTCGTTTGCGCCGTCCAGTTCCGTTGACGGCAATAACACGGACTCTGAGTTCGAGAAAGGCCTGAAGCACAAGGCCAAGAGCCAGGAGCCCCCCAAAGCCATCACCACGCCCGTGAAGGACGAGTACGAGTTCGACGAGGACGACGAGCAGGACAGGGTCCCGCCAGTCGACGATAAACATCTGCTGAAAAAGGATTACAGGAAAGAGACTAAAGCAAATAGTTTTATCTCCATCCCCAAGATGGAAGTGAAAACCTATACTAAAAACAGCACAACTACACCAAAGAAAGCGGCCCATCGCATCCTTTCAGACACATCGGATGAAGAGGACAGCAGCATCGCCCTGGGGGCCGGGGAAAAGCTGCGGCTGACGACCCATTCCATTCCACCCAGCAGCAAGGCTCGAGAACCGTCCAATGCCAagcagcagaaagagaaaagcaaagtGAAGAAGAAACGAAAGAAGGAGGCAAAGGGCAAAGAGGTCCGGTTTGGCAAAAAAAATGACAAGTTTTGTTCTTCTGAGTCAGAAAGCGAAAATCTGGAGAGTGAAGAGGATGACAGAGACTCTGTACAAAGCACTACTTGTGTAAAGGACTCTAGGCTGGTGTTAAAGGAGTCATCCTTGTTTAATTCCCTTTCTGCGTCCTCTGGCTCTTCCCATGGGAGTTTGGGGTCTCAGAAGCATAACCCGCCCCTCACAGATCAGCACTCCAAGCACTGGAGGACAGACAATTGGAAAACCGTCTCCTCTCCGGCCTGGTCAGATGTCAGTTCCTTATCGGATTCTACAAGGACAAGGTTGACCAGTGAGTCGGATTATACGTCCGAGGACTCAAGCGTGGCCTCGCTAAAGCCTGTGAGGAAGAAGCAGGAGCCCAAGAAGCGAGCTCAACGTGGGGCTGCTGCTgtagtggtggtggagaagaagaaTTCATTCCATGCCAGTGCTGATGGAGCTATTCCAAAGCTGGACAAGGAGGGGAAGGTtgtaaaaaagcataaaacaaaacacaaacacaaaaacaaagagaggggCCAGTGTCCGGCCGCCCAAGACATTAAGATAATGAAAGCCTTTTCGTTTGACTATGAGGACTCTAAGCAGAAGTCTGAAAAGTCTTTGATTGTAGAGACTGAAAGTCCCGTTGAGAACAAGCTCAAAGTGCTAAAGCACGAGAGGGAGCACTTCAAGAAGGAAGACAAATTTCTGAAAACTAAATCCGAAGAGAAGGAATGGCTGTTTAAAGATGAGGCTGGGAAAAACTCCAAAGAGGAGAAATCCTTGAAAAAAGCCAAGGAGGCAAGTAAAGATGTCAGTAAATCTTTCAGAGAAGAAAAGACCAGCAGATTGGAAAAAGAGAAATCCATAAAGGAGAAATCTCCCAAAGAGGAGAAGCCTCGGATGCACAAGGAGGAGCGGAAGAAAAAATCCAAGGACAAGACCGAAAAGTTCAAGTCCGAAAAGAAAAATGACCCAAAGGAGGAAAAACCAGCAAAACCAGAGAAAGAGAGGGCCTccaaagaggagaaagagaaatgtaaaaaagacaAAGGTTACAGAGAGGAGTCCGGTTTTGAAGAGTTCAGTAATAAAAACCAGTTTCTGGATAACGAGGAAACGAAGTTCAGCCTCTCCGATGATCAGCAAGATCGTTGGTTTTCAGACTTGTCCTCTGATTCTTCTTTTGACTTCAAAGGAGACGATAGCTGGGATTCGCCGGTGACAGACTACAGGGAAATTAAAAATGACACTGTGGTAAAACTCATAATGGAAACGGTGAAGGACGAAATGAAAGACAAGAAGCGGGAGAGTAAAGCAAAAGACAAGAGGGAGTACAGCGAGAAGCGCAGCGAAAAAGACCCttttctgaaaaagaaagagagagaatacgTGGAGCGGAACTCTGACAAGAAAAAGGACCAAATTGAGAAGCATAAAGGAATTCCCAGTTATCtgcctgaaaagaaaaggaaggattcTGCTGAAAGctttaaagaaaggaaagaaaaggatagCAGTGAAATtaacagagagagaagagaattgTCCGATAGTTCTAAGGACCGAAAAGACGTTAAGATAAAGCAAGAGGAATCCTATAGGGATGAATTTAAAGACTATGGCTGTGAaacttttttcaaagaaaaaTCTGATCCTGAATTTAGTGGGAAAAACATGGAGACCTGGGAAAGGCATCATTcagggaaggagaagaaggatgtGTCAGAGAAGgacaagaaagaaaaattaaaagcagaaaaataCAAGGAAAAATCCAAAGTGGAGGACAAAGAGAGGAATGAGAAGGCCCTGCCTGAAAAAAACCAGAAGGATAAAGAATTGGATAAAGGCTTTAAAGAGAAGAAAGATACAAAGGAGAAATATAAAGATCCTCATAacaaagataaagagaggaagaCTTCCTTGGACCAGgttaaagaaaagaaggaaaagaacttTTCTGGGGATAGAGAGGACTTCCACGAGAGGAGGGATGAGAAAAAAGGCAGGGAGAGAACTTGGTATAACATCTTGGACATCTTCACTGATGAAAGTGAGGATGAGAAGGATGACTACAGCCTGAGTGGATTCAAACTGGGAGAGAGCATCGGGAGTGAAATGCATCGCATGGACAGTCTGCAAGACAAAGATGATGGAATGATAGCTGAGAGAGACCTTTATGTCCCTGACAAGCACAGGAAATATTCCTCTGATAGGCAGCATTCTACTGAGAAGCAGAAAGACAAAGAGTccaaagagaagaagaaggagaaaggacTCTCAGAAGgtgggaaggagaaaaaagaaaagagctccTTTGAAAAACACAAAGAGAAGAAGGACAAAGACTCAGGGGAGAAGTacaaagacaggaaagaaagaacCTCAGTAGACTCTGTCCAAGAAAGGAGGAGCAAGCAGAAGCTCCCTGAAAAGCTGGAAAAGAAACACATTGGGGAAGAAAAGGTCAAAAGCAGGCATAAAGAAAAGCTGGATAAGGAGTATACCAAGGAAAAACGCTCTTCAAAAAGCggagaagcagagaagagcatgCTGGAGAAACTAGAGGAAGAAGCCCTCAACGAATATAGAGATGACTCCAATGATAAAATCAGTGAGATTTCTTCCGATAGCTTCACAGACAGAGGGCAAGAGCCAGCGCTCACCAGTCTCTTTGAGTCTTCCAACCTTTCTCTTGCGGATGCCTCTGAGGAGAAGTTTAAGGAGTCCTTGCCTTTGCCTTGCTTGCCAGATAAACTcaaggagaaggagaggcacaGGCATTCCTCGTCCTCATCAAAGAAAAGCCAcgaaaaggaaaaagcaaagaaagagaaaacagagaAAAAAGATAGAACAGATGACAAAGATTCCGGCAACAGAAAGGATTCCGCTCAGTATGAGAAGGACTTTGCGATGGACGGAGAAGGCTTTGGCATTTCGTATGCCACAAAaacagaggctgaagaagaactGGACAAAAACATGGAATATTTGTTTCCTGAAAAAAAGGACAAGAATGAGTCGGAGAGAGAACTTCCAAAGAAGGCAGAAAAAGATAAAACTTATGGCTCCAACACAGTTAGCATAaccaaagagaagaaaaagcGAGACCGGCACAAAGAGAAATGGAAAGACGAGAGAGAGAAGCATAGAGACAAACACACTGATGGGTTCTTCAAGCACCACAAGGAGGAGCAGAAGTCTGCCAAAGACAAAGAGAGCTCTCAAGTGATCATTCTGAAGGATAAATCTAAAGAGGAACAGCCCAAATTTAACGATCTCAAAGTGAAGGATCGACTCAAGGAAAATCAGGAAAAAGACAAAGTCGAGTGTCTTAAAATGAGCAATGGGAATGATAAAATTACCTTACCCAAAGAGAGCAGCAAGAAAGACATCCGGCCAAGGGAAAAGCTTTTGGGAGACGGTGACCTGATGATGACCAGCTTTGAGCGGATGTTGAGCCAAAAAGACCTTGAGATTGAAGAGCGCCACAAGAGGCACAAAGAGAGAATGAAACAGATGGAGAAGATGAGGCATCGGTCTGGAGACCCCAAATTAAAAGACAAAGTCAAGGCCAGTGAGGACGTGCGCAAGCGGAGTCTGGATCTGACTGCAAAGAAACCACTGGTGCTCGACACTCAGTTGAAGGACAAAAAACTCAAAGATGTAGGCCCACTGACTCCCATAGTGTCCCCCGATAACAAGACCCAGCCTGCTGTGGGGGTAGATTCCAAGGACTGGATAGCTGGCCCCCAACTGAAGGAAATTTTACCTGCGTCTCCGAGGCCAGATCAGAGCAGGCCAACTGGGGTTCCAACGCCAGCGTCCGTTGTTTCTTGCCCAAGCTACGAAGAGGTGATGCAGACGCCAAGGACTCCGTCTTGCAGCAATGAAGATTACACAGACCTGATGTTTGACTGTGCTGACTCCCAACATTCACTGCCCATCTCCACCATGTCCATGAATGCTTGTTCTCCCTCCTTTTTTGACAGGTACTCCAATCCTTCAAGCGGATTCCCCGAAAACCCCAGCCAGACCCCGACGAGGACTGTTCCCTCCACAAACCTTCACCGTTCAATGTCTGTGGATATCCGAAGAGCACCAGAAGAAGAGTTCAGCGTTGGGGACAAATTTTTTAGGCAGCAAAGTGTCCCGGCCACGTCTAATTACGATTCTCCAGTTCAGCACTTGATGGAGGAGAAAGCGCCTCTTCCCTCCGTTCCCATAGAAAAATTCCCATGTTTGTCTCCAGAATATTATTCTCCAGACTATGGAGTCGCATCTCCTAAAGTGGAGGCATTGCATTGCATGCCGGGAGCAGCGGGCAACGTTGTCCAGTCCCCCGAAAGTGTATTTTCTGGATTGCAAGCCAAATCTTCCCCTTCTCATAGAGACGAGCTGCTTGCCCCTTCCGTTGAAAGTGCTCTCCCGGCAGATCTTGGCCTGCCTTTGGATGCCACAGAAGAGCAGCAAGCCACTGCCTCCATTATGCCCCCTGAGTCCAGCTTCTTGCCACCCATTGAGGAGAATGAGTTTGACCCGGCCATTCCGGAACAGGACAGTGCTGAGTGGGAGGAGAACACTCCAAAAGGAAACCTGGATCCTCCTGTGCTGCCCAGTTTAATTGGTAATCCTTCTGACCAACCCATCAGTTGGTCGGTGGGATCAGAGCTGCTCATTAAATCTCCTCAGCGGTGCCCTGATTCTCCGAAGCCTTTCTGTTCTCCAGACGCCGCCCATCCCCCACCTGTGCCCTTCGTTTCTGCAGATGCCCTGTATCCCAGCTCCCCCGTGTCGTACCCGCTCTCAGTGATGGAACCAGGGCTCGATAAGGTAAAGGAAGATGCCGAAGCAGCCATTCCAACAGAAATCGTGGCTGCAGAACAGCAGGCTCCGTACGCAGATTCCCCTGCTAGAATAGACACTTTCTTCAGTCATGGCAAGCCTGTCCCAGAAGAGGCCTCGGACATGCCATTGCAGTCGGCCAGCCTGCCGGCGGAATCCCAGGTGGAGGCTGTTAACGCTCTTGAAAAGAATTACCTGGAGAACGGCACCATTGCTACTGTAAATCCAGAGGAGCAAGTTGCATGGCCTGACCCATTCACAAATTCGGAAGATGACTTGGACTTGGGTCCGTTCTCTTTACCAGAATTGCCGCTTCCAACAAAAGATGTTCCAGAGGTTGAAATGGCAGAGGCAGCTGAGGAAGGCCATGCAGCAGCTTCAGAAACCATCAGTACAGCAGTGCTTGTGGATGTCGGCGGGTCTTTGGGTTCTACAAATCAACAGGAGGAGCCAGCTCTGGACCAACAGAACTTCCTACCTGGGGAGCCAGAACCGCAGGCTGATGAGCAGAAGTCGGACGAGATTTCGCTAGACGTTGTGCCGGAAGCATCGAGTGCCCCAGAGCAGAAGACGGTGGAAGAATCAGAGACGCCCCCAAATACTCAGGAGGCAACGTCAGCGGGCCTTGCTCCGTTGGAGACCAAGGAGGCAGAAGCGGATTGTGAAGAACTCCCCTCCGCTCCTCTTACGTCAGACAGTGGTTCTCAAGCCAGCTTGAGCCAAGAAAACCGGACTGAGAGCACTGATGTTCAAGATGTGGCAGCAGCTAAGGGCGCCACCCAGGCCCCTTCCTCCCAGGCTGAGGTGCTGCAAGGAAGTACCCAGGTAGAAGCCACAGAACCAGCACCGAAACCGGCTCCCGAAACCCCGAAGCCTCCCAAAATAGAAGAGATCCCACAACGGATCACCAGGAACCGAGCCCAGATGCTTGCCAATCAAAACAAACAGAACGCCGCTGCTTCCGAGAAAGAGTTCCCTCCTGCTTCCGCTCCTTCCACGCGGGCAAAGGGGCGGGCCACCGAGGAGGAAGACACCCAGGCGCAGCACCCACGGAAACGGCGGTTCCAGCGCTCGaaccagcagctgcagcagcaaatcAACACCTCCACGCAGCAGACACGGGAGATGATCCAGCAGACCCTGGCCGCGATTGTGGACGCCATCAAGTTGGACGACATTGAGCCGTACCACAGCGACCGGTCCAACCCGTATTTTGAGTACCTACAGATCAGGAAGAAGATCGAGGAGAAGCGGAAAATCCTCTGCTACATCACTCCCCAGGCCCCCCAGTGTTACGCGGAGTACGTCACCTACACGGGCTCCTATCTGCTGGATGGCAAACCTTTAAGCAAGctgcacattccagtggtgagtcaCCTTGCAGCGTTTGCTCTCCTTGCTGCCTTCGTAAGCTGTGCAAGTGCGGAAATGCTTCAGCCAGTGTGAGAAcaaacttctccccctcccccagcaatatCTACCCTTCCTGCATCACAGGGGCCTACTGCAAAGGTATTACTGGACCCAGTTATTTCAGTGGAGACCCCCAGATCAAGCGGTGAAGTTGGATatgctgccgggggggggggggggag
The sequence above is drawn from the Elgaria multicarinata webbii isolate HBS135686 ecotype San Diego chromosome 14, rElgMul1.1.pri, whole genome shotgun sequence genome and encodes:
- the ANKRD11 gene encoding ankyrin repeat domain-containing protein 11 isoform X2, with the protein product MPKGGCSKTPQSEDFSLSNDMVEKQTGKKDKDKVSLTKTPKLDRSDGGKEVKERATKRKLPFTVGTNGDQKDSDTEKQGPERKRIKKEPATRKPGLLFGMGLSGIRAGYPLSERQQVALLMQMTAEESANSPVDTTPKHPSQSTVCQKGTPNSASKTKDKVNKRNERGETRLHRAAIRGDARRIKELIIEGADVNVKDFAGWTALHEACNRGYYDVAKQLLAAGAEVNTKGLDDDTPLHDAASNGHYKVVKLLLHYGGNPHQLNRRGETPLKVANSPTMVNLLLGKATYPSSEESSTESSEEEDAPSFAPSSSVDGNNTDSEFEKGLKHKAKSQEPPKAITTPVKDEYEFDEDDEQDRVPPVDDKHLLKKDYRKETKANSFISIPKMEVKTYTKNSTTTPKKAAHRILSDTSDEEDSSIALGAGEKLRLTTHSIPPSSKAREPSNAKQQKEKSKVKKKRKKEAKGKEVRFGKKNDKFCSSESESENLESEEDDRDSVQSTTCVKDSRLVLKESSLFNSLSASSGSSHGSLGSQKHNPPLTDQHSKHWRTDNWKTVSSPAWSDVSSLSDSTRTRLTSESDYTSEDSSVASLKPVRKKQEPKKRAQRGAAAVVVVEKKNSFHASADGAIPKLDKEGKVVKKHKTKHKHKNKERGQCPAAQDIKIMKAFSFDYEDSKQKSEKSLIVETESPVENKLKVLKHEREHFKKEDKFLKTKSEEKEWLFKDEAGKNSKEEKSLKKAKEASKDVSKSFREEKTSRLEKEKSIKEKSPKEEKPRMHKEERKKKSKDKTEKFKSEKKNDPKEEKPAKPEKERASKEEKEKCKKDKGYREESGFEEFSNKNQFLDNEETKFSLSDDQQDRWFSDLSSDSSFDFKGDDSWDSPVTDYREIKNDTVVKLIMETVKDEMKDKKRESKAKDKREYSEKRSEKDPFLKKKEREYVERNSDKKKDQIEKHKGIPSYLPEKKRKDSAESFKERKEKDSSEINRERRELSDSSKDRKDVKIKQEESYRDEFKDYGCETFFKEKSDPEFSGKNMETWERHHSGKEKKDVSEKDKKEKLKAEKYKEKSKVEDKERNEKALPEKNQKDKELDKGFKEKKDTKEKYKDPHNKDKERKTSLDQVKEKKEKNFSGDREDFHERRDEKKGRERTWYNILDIFTDESEDEKDDYSLSGFKLGESIGSEMHRMDSLQDKDDGMIAERDLYVPDKHRKYSSDRQHSTEKQKDKESKEKKKEKGLSEGGKEKKEKSSFEKHKEKKDKDSGEKYKDRKERTSVDSVQERRSKQKLPEKLEKKHIGEEKVKSRHKEKLDKEYTKEKRSSKSGEAEKSMLEKLEEEALNEYRDDSNDKISEISSDSFTDRGQEPALTSLFESSNLSLADASEEKFKESLPLPCLPDKLKEKERHRHSSSSSKKSHEKEKAKKEKTEKKDRTDDKDSGNRKDSAQYEKDFAMDGEGFGISYATKTEAEEELDKNMEYLFPEKKDKNESERELPKKAEKDKTYGSNTVSITKEKKKRDRHKEKWKDEREKHRDKHTDGFFKHHKEEQKSAKDKESSQVIILKDKSKEEQPKFNDLKVKDRLKENQEKDKVECLKMSNGNDKITLPKESSKKDIRPREKLLGDGDLMMTSFERMLSQKDLEIEERHKRHKERMKQMEKMRHRSGDPKLKDKVKASEDVRKRSLDLTAKKPLVLDTQLKDKKLKDVGPLTPIVSPDNKTQPAVGVDSKDWIAGPQLKEILPASPRPDQSRPTGVPTPASVVSCPSYEEVMQTPRTPSCSNEDYTDLMFDCADSQHSLPISTMSMNACSPSFFDRYSNPSSGFPENPSQTPTRTVPSTNLHRSMSVDIRRAPEEEFSVGDKFFRQQSVPATSNYDSPVQHLMEEKAPLPSVPIEKFPCLSPEYYSPDYGVASPKVEALHCMPGAAGNVVQSPESVFSGLQAKSSPSHRDELLAPSVESALPADLGLPLDATEEQQATASIMPPESSFLPPIEENEFDPAIPEQDSAEWEENTPKGNLDPPVLPSLIGNPSDQPISWSVGSELLIKSPQRCPDSPKPFCSPDAAHPPPVPFVSADALYPSSPVSYPLSVMEPGLDKVKEDAEAAIPTEIVAAEQQAPYADSPARIDTFFSHGKPVPEEASDMPLQSASLPAESQVEAVNALEKNYLENGTIATVNPEEQVAWPDPFTNSEDDLDLGPFSLPELPLPTKDVPEVEMAEAAEEGHAAASETISTAVLVDVGGSLGSTNQQEEPALDQQNFLPGEPEPQADEQKSDEISLDVVPEASSAPEQKTVEESETPPNTQEATSAGLAPLETKEAEADCEELPSAPLTSDSGSQASLSQENRTESTDVQDVAAAKGATQAPSSQAEVLQGSTQVEATEPAPKPAPETPKPPKIEEIPQRITRNRAQMLANQNKQNAAASEKEFPPASAPSTRAKGRATEEEDTQAQHPRKRRFQRSNQQLQQQINTSTQQTREMIQQTLAAIVDAIKLDDIEPYHSDRSNPYFEYLQIRKKIEEKRKILCYITPQAPQCYAEYVTYTGSYLLDGKPLSKLHIPVIAPPPSLAEPLKELFKQQEAVRGKLRLQHSIEREKLIVSCEQEILRVHCRAARTIANQAVPFSACTMLLDSEVYNMPLENQGDENKSVRDRFNARQFISWLQDVDDKYDRMKTCLLMRQQHEAAALNAVQRMEWQLKVQELDPAGHKSLCVNEVPSFYVPMVDVNDDFVLLPA